One Candidatus Methylomirabilota bacterium DNA window includes the following coding sequences:
- a CDS encoding DsrE family protein, translating to MNLAKRKLGLMVSTAPEHPNLDTALGLGRAALDRGAEVYLYLIDDGVVGVEDARVQDLAERGAKLFVCAYGCQKRRRPLSDKATNCGLVVLADIVNATDRFLAFN from the coding sequence ATGAACCTGGCGAAGCGCAAGCTTGGACTCATGGTCTCCACGGCGCCCGAGCATCCGAATCTCGACACCGCCCTGGGGCTCGGCCGCGCCGCCCTCGACCGCGGCGCCGAGGTGTACCTCTACCTCATCGACGACGGCGTGGTCGGCGTGGAGGACGCTCGCGTGCAGGACCTGGCCGAGCGCGGCGCCAAGCTGTTCGTCTGCGCGTACGGCTGCCAGAAGCGCCGGCGGCCGCTTTCCGACAAAGCCACCAACTGCGGTCTGGTGGTCCTCGCCGACATCGTCAACGCGACCGATCGCTTTCTCGCCTTCAACTAG
- the iscX gene encoding Fe-S cluster assembly protein IscX → MTWKDAEDIALALMDEHPDVDPLTVRFTDLHKWVVALAGFRDDPKASNEGVLEKIQMKWHEEYQDR, encoded by the coding sequence ATGACCTGGAAGGATGCCGAGGACATCGCGCTCGCCCTCATGGACGAGCACCCCGACGTGGACCCGCTCACCGTGCGCTTCACCGACCTGCACAAGTGGGTGGTGGCCCTTGCGGGATTCCGCGATGACCCCAAGGCCTCCAACGAGGGCGTCCTCGAGAAGATTCAGATGAAGTGGCACGAAGAGTACCAGGACAGATGA
- a CDS encoding 2Fe-2S iron-sulfur cluster-binding protein produces MATHKVTFLPLNVTVEVDESKYPLADHGKPGSLLDIALANNIKLEHNCGGSCACTTCHVVVREGEENLSTMELDEEDRLDTAEGLTLHSRLGCQAVVRGDVVVEIPK; encoded by the coding sequence ATGGCAACCCACAAGGTCACCTTCCTGCCCCTCAACGTGACGGTGGAGGTCGACGAGAGCAAGTATCCGCTGGCCGACCACGGGAAGCCGGGCTCGCTCCTGGATATCGCGCTCGCCAACAACATCAAGCTCGAGCACAACTGCGGGGGCAGCTGCGCCTGCACGACCTGTCACGTCGTGGTGCGGGAAGGCGAGGAGAACCTCTCGACGATGGAGCTGGACGAGGAGGACCGTCTCGACACCGCCGAGGGGCTGACCCTGCACTCCCGCCTCGGCTGCCAGGCCGTGGTGCGCGGCGACGTCGTGGTCGAGATTCCCAAATGA
- the hscA gene encoding Fe-S protein assembly chaperone HscA has product MSRIVGIDLGTTNSLVAYVDAAGVPRVIPDAEGRRLLPSVVAYTPAGIVIGEAARRQLARNPGRTIYSIKRFMGRGGDDVRDEMRHVPFQIVASDEMVRIRVGDREVTPPEVSAQILRTLKQQAEAHFGEPVDRAVITVPAYFNDAQRQATKDASRIAGLEALRIVNEPTAASLAYGLQKLAQGLIAVYDLGGGTFDISILRVKDGVFEVLATNGNTHLGGDDFDRAVVDWLLADIKAAHGEDLSSDPEAVQELRLGAEAAKCRLSADERTTLTIPFERFTYRREITRGELERLIAPLVDQTLGPCRLALKDAGLTPDQVSEIVLVGGSTRVPLVRRRVEELFGKTPHSQLNPDEVVALGAAIQAQILAGGITDMLLLDVTPLSLGIETLGGIVSVLISRNTTIPTMAKEYFTTSVDGQTAVDMHVLQGERELAKDNRSLARFDLSGIDPMPAGMPKIEVTFLIDANGMLQVQAREQRTGKAAAIEVKPTYGLSEAEVAQMVEDSFTHAEADVNARLLIETRTEAETVMNHVRRALAQGGHLVGAEERRRISEAIDVLRAVEAGTDRDAIRERTTALNRATEPLAQIMLEAALKEAVTSRRADQILKGP; this is encoded by the coding sequence ATGTCGCGCATCGTCGGCATTGACCTCGGCACCACCAATAGCCTGGTCGCCTACGTGGACGCGGCCGGGGTCCCGCGGGTCATCCCGGACGCGGAGGGGCGCCGGCTTCTGCCCTCCGTGGTCGCCTACACGCCGGCCGGGATCGTGATCGGCGAGGCCGCGCGGCGGCAGCTCGCCCGCAATCCCGGGCGGACCATCTACTCGATCAAGCGCTTCATGGGCCGTGGCGGGGACGATGTCCGGGACGAGATGCGCCACGTGCCCTTCCAGATCGTGGCGAGCGACGAGATGGTGCGCATCCGCGTGGGCGACCGCGAGGTGACGCCGCCCGAAGTCTCGGCCCAGATCCTCCGCACGCTGAAGCAGCAGGCCGAGGCGCATTTCGGCGAGCCGGTGGACCGGGCGGTGATCACCGTGCCCGCGTACTTCAACGATGCCCAGCGCCAGGCGACCAAGGACGCCTCGCGCATCGCGGGGCTGGAGGCGCTTCGCATCGTCAATGAGCCCACCGCGGCCTCGCTCGCCTATGGCCTGCAAAAGCTCGCCCAGGGCTTGATCGCGGTCTACGATCTGGGCGGCGGCACCTTCGACATCTCCATCCTGCGCGTCAAGGACGGGGTGTTCGAGGTCCTGGCCACCAATGGCAATACGCATCTCGGCGGCGATGACTTCGACCGCGCCGTGGTCGACTGGCTGCTCGCGGACATCAAGGCGGCCCACGGCGAGGACCTCTCGAGCGATCCCGAGGCCGTGCAGGAGCTCCGTCTGGGGGCGGAGGCGGCCAAGTGCCGCCTGTCCGCCGACGAGCGGACCACCCTCACCATCCCGTTCGAGCGCTTCACGTACCGGCGCGAGATCACGCGCGGGGAGCTCGAGCGCTTGATCGCGCCGCTCGTGGACCAGACGCTCGGTCCGTGCCGCCTGGCCCTCAAGGACGCGGGGCTCACGCCCGACCAGGTGAGCGAGATCGTGCTCGTGGGCGGCTCGACGCGGGTACCGCTGGTGCGCCGCCGCGTGGAAGAGCTCTTCGGCAAGACACCGCACAGCCAGCTCAATCCCGACGAGGTGGTGGCCCTGGGCGCTGCCATCCAGGCACAGATCCTGGCGGGCGGCATCACGGACATGCTCCTCCTCGACGTCACGCCCCTCTCCCTGGGCATCGAGACGCTGGGCGGCATCGTGAGCGTGCTGATCTCGCGCAACACCACGATCCCCACCATGGCCAAGGAGTACTTCACGACCTCGGTGGATGGACAGACGGCCGTCGACATGCACGTGCTGCAGGGGGAGCGGGAGCTCGCCAAGGACAACCGCTCCCTGGCGCGCTTCGACCTCTCCGGCATCGATCCCATGCCCGCGGGCATGCCCAAGATCGAGGTCACCTTCCTCATCGACGCGAACGGCATGCTGCAGGTTCAAGCCCGGGAGCAGCGCACGGGCAAGGCGGCCGCCATCGAGGTCAAGCCGACCTACGGGCTCAGCGAGGCCGAGGTCGCCCAGATGGTGGAAGACTCCTTTACCCACGCGGAGGCTGACGTCAATGCGCGGCTGCTCATCGAGACGAGGACGGAAGCCGAGACGGTCATGAACCATGTGCGGCGGGCCCTCGCCCAGGGCGGCCACCTCGTGGGCGCCGAGGAGCGGCGGCGGATCAGCGAGGCCATCGACGTGCTTCGCGCCGTGGAGGCGGGCACGGACCGCGACGCGATCCGGGAGCGCACCACCGCACTGAACCGGGCCACCGAGCCCCTGGCGCAGATCATGCTGGAGGCGGCCCTCAAGGAGGCCGTGACGTCCCGGCGGGCCGACCAGATCTTGAAGGGGCCGTGA
- the hscB gene encoding Fe-S protein assembly co-chaperone HscB has translation MTDYFEVFGLPRKLSLDLQELQRRFYDLSRRHHPDFHQTAGAEAQATALEASALVNRAYRTLRDPISRVEYLIALEEGREIREETSAKPRPPTDLLEEMLEVQEALEEAKSARLTAETSARLRAERERLEARRRAEETAVIDGAAEWDDAVERLAERAPLLDRFKQRLAARAYLRTVIDDLSQALGEDVETHVAHRRH, from the coding sequence GTGACCGATTACTTCGAGGTGTTCGGACTGCCGCGCAAGCTCTCGCTGGATCTCCAAGAGCTCCAGCGGCGCTTCTATGACCTCTCGCGGCGCCACCACCCGGACTTTCATCAGACGGCGGGCGCCGAGGCGCAGGCCACCGCGCTCGAGGCCTCGGCCCTGGTCAACCGCGCCTACCGGACACTCCGCGATCCGATCTCCCGCGTGGAGTACCTGATCGCCCTCGAAGAAGGACGGGAGATCCGCGAGGAGACCTCGGCCAAGCCCAGGCCGCCCACGGACCTCCTCGAGGAGATGCTCGAGGTGCAGGAGGCGCTCGAGGAAGCCAAGTCCGCAAGGCTGACGGCAGAGACGTCCGCCCGCCTGAGGGCGGAACGGGAGCGCCTCGAGGCTCGCCGGCGGGCGGAGGAGACGGCGGTGATCGACGGGGCGGCGGAGTGGGACGACGCCGTGGAGCGCCTGGCTGAGCGCGCGCCCCTCCTCGATCGGTTCAAGCAGCGCCTGGCCGCGCGGGCCTACCTGCGCACGGTGATCGACGACTTGAGCCAGGCCTTGGGAGAGGACGTAGAGACGCATGTCGCGCATCGTCGGCATTGA
- a CDS encoding iron-sulfur cluster assembly accessory protein has protein sequence MALALTEKASNQVKKLLEDQNLHGVFLRLGVKGGGCSGLSYSLEFDSELGPHDKKFDVDGVQMVCDAKSYLYLNGVTLDYVTEGLQGGFTFINPQAKSSCGCGTSFSA, from the coding sequence ATGGCGCTGGCACTGACGGAGAAGGCGAGCAATCAGGTCAAGAAGCTCCTGGAGGACCAGAACCTCCACGGGGTCTTCCTGCGCCTGGGGGTCAAGGGCGGGGGCTGCTCGGGGCTGTCGTATTCGCTGGAATTCGACTCCGAGCTCGGCCCCCACGACAAGAAGTTCGACGTCGACGGCGTCCAGATGGTCTGCGACGCGAAGAGCTACCTCTATCTGAACGGCGTCACCCTCGACTACGTCACGGAAGGGCTGCAGGGGGGGTTCACCTTCATCAACCCCCAGGCCAAATCGAGCTGTGGCTGTGGAACCTCGTTTTCGGCATAA
- the iscU gene encoding Fe-S cluster assembly scaffold IscU — translation MAYSDKVVDHYNNPRNVGSFTKDTPGVGTGLVGAPECGDVMKLQIRVNLETGVIEDAKFKTFGCGSAIASSSLATEWLKGRTVDDAAKIKNTDIVNELKLPPVKIHCSVLAEDAIKAALHDYKEKWSKAEAEGPGAASKE, via the coding sequence ATGGCCTATAGCGACAAGGTAGTGGACCATTACAACAACCCGCGCAATGTCGGGTCCTTTACGAAGGACACGCCGGGCGTGGGCACGGGGCTGGTGGGGGCGCCGGAGTGCGGCGACGTCATGAAGCTCCAGATCAGGGTCAACCTCGAGACGGGAGTCATCGAGGACGCGAAGTTCAAGACCTTCGGCTGCGGCTCCGCCATCGCCTCGTCGAGCCTGGCCACGGAGTGGCTCAAGGGACGCACGGTGGACGATGCCGCCAAGATCAAGAACACCGATATCGTCAACGAGCTCAAGCTGCCCCCGGTGAAGATCCACTGCTCCGTGCTCGCGGAGGACGCCATCAAGGCGGCGCTCCACGACTACAAGGAGAAGTGGAGCAAGGCGGAAGCCGAGGGCCCGGGCGCGGCATCGAAAGAGTAA
- a CDS encoding IscS subfamily cysteine desulfurase, protein MPLKLPIFMDSQSTTPMDPRVLEAMLPYFTEKFGHPASRNHPFGWEAEAGVDKAREQIATLIGARDPKEVVFTSGGTESINLALKGVAEMYREKGNHILTTTIEQRASLDVCKRLERQGFEVTYLPVGREGLVDVEALKAAITEKTILISVMFANNEIGTIQPIAEIGKLAKERGIIFHTDATQAAGKVPVNVEAMGIDLLSATAHLMYGPKGVGCLYVRRKGPRVRVAAMMDGGGHERGMRSGTVPVPLAVGFGQAAEICREVMDEEGKRLGALRDRLQDLILSKVDEAYVNGHPTQRLPHNLNISFAYVEGESVLMGLNKESALSSGSACTSSTLEPSYVIAALGVDSELAHSSIRFGLHRFSTEEEVDFVGRRSVEVVQRLREMSPLYELAKEGVDLKTIQWKGE, encoded by the coding sequence ATGCCGCTCAAGCTTCCCATCTTCATGGACAGCCAGTCCACGACCCCGATGGATCCGCGGGTGCTCGAGGCCATGCTGCCCTACTTCACGGAGAAGTTCGGCCACCCGGCCAGCCGTAACCATCCCTTCGGGTGGGAGGCGGAAGCCGGGGTGGACAAGGCGCGAGAGCAGATCGCCACCCTCATCGGCGCGCGCGATCCGAAGGAAGTCGTCTTCACCTCCGGGGGGACGGAGTCCATCAACCTCGCCCTCAAGGGCGTGGCGGAGATGTATCGCGAGAAGGGCAATCACATCCTCACCACGACCATCGAGCAGCGGGCCAGCCTCGACGTCTGCAAGCGCCTGGAGCGCCAGGGCTTCGAGGTGACGTATCTGCCCGTGGGACGGGAAGGCCTGGTGGACGTGGAGGCCCTCAAGGCGGCCATCACCGAGAAGACCATCCTGATCTCCGTGATGTTCGCGAACAACGAGATCGGGACCATCCAGCCCATCGCCGAGATCGGCAAGCTGGCCAAGGAGCGCGGCATCATCTTCCACACCGACGCGACCCAGGCCGCGGGCAAGGTGCCTGTGAACGTGGAAGCAATGGGCATCGACCTCCTCTCGGCCACCGCCCACCTGATGTACGGGCCGAAGGGCGTGGGCTGCCTCTACGTGCGCCGCAAGGGTCCCCGGGTGCGGGTGGCGGCCATGATGGACGGGGGCGGGCACGAGCGCGGCATGCGCTCCGGTACGGTGCCGGTACCCCTGGCCGTCGGGTTCGGCCAGGCCGCGGAGATCTGCCGCGAGGTCATGGACGAGGAAGGCAAGCGGCTGGGGGCGTTGCGCGACCGGCTGCAGGATCTCATCCTCTCGAAAGTGGACGAGGCCTATGTCAACGGCCACCCGACCCAGCGGCTGCCTCACAACCTGAACATCTCCTTCGCCTATGTCGAAGGCGAGTCGGTGCTCATGGGGCTCAACAAGGAGTCCGCGCTGTCATCGGGCTCGGCGTGCACGTCGTCGACCCTCGAGCCCTCTTATGTCATCGCGGCCCTCGGCGTCGACTCCGAGCTGGCCCACTCCTCGATCCGGTTCGGGCTTCACCGCTTCTCGACCGAGGAAGAGGTGGACTTCGTGGGCCGGCGCTCGGTAGAGGTCGTGCAGCGCCTCCGCGAGATGTCCCCGCTCTACGAGCTCGCCAAGGAAGGCGTGGATCTCAAGACCATCCAGTGGAAGGGTGAATAG
- a CDS encoding Rrf2 family transcriptional regulator codes for MLRFTKRADYGLMAMHYIAAHGDEGAVNTKRIAEEFHIPAELLAKILQRLAKSRLITAHNGPKGGYELTRRPDAITVGQVVRALEGPIKIVSCMTDGDDCPQYSRCNLRRPVQKIQTSISRLLDTMTLAELAADPVGPVAVPVGVPVGVPVDELVSTR; via the coding sequence ATGCTGAGGTTCACGAAGCGAGCAGACTATGGGCTGATGGCCATGCACTACATCGCCGCCCACGGCGATGAGGGAGCCGTGAACACCAAGCGCATCGCCGAAGAGTTCCACATTCCCGCGGAGCTCCTCGCCAAGATCCTGCAGCGGCTGGCCAAGAGCCGGCTCATCACGGCCCATAACGGCCCGAAGGGCGGCTATGAGCTCACGCGCCGCCCCGACGCGATCACCGTGGGGCAGGTGGTGCGGGCCCTCGAGGGTCCGATCAAGATCGTGAGCTGCATGACCGACGGAGACGATTGTCCGCAGTATTCGCGCTGCAATCTGCGTCGGCCGGTTCAGAAAATCCAGACCAGCATCAGCCGACTGCTCGACACCATGACGCTCGCCGAGCTTGCCGCGGACCCCGTGGGGCCGGTAGCAGTGCCAGTAGGAGTGCCAGTCGGAGTGCCAGTGGACGAGCTGGTCTCCACGAGGTAG
- a CDS encoding tetratricopeptide repeat protein, which yields MTRIGSRVSDSSISKRRAIITRIAWLAVCTAWLLVWGAMPASAQTPAAAATKVRSVLILPFATPDLPREEQWMGEAAAQSIMSSFRQIPGIILIERSRLQSLTQPDAWDEQATVAAARVLRADVAFFGEIRRAAAGDATIQARWVEVRGERVERGTLDPIAVPDGALLEKLRQLPVAYARSLKIPLSDAEAARMQKWAAPTGSLKAWESYVRGRAAAVRGTQEANEAAVEHLSRAIEADAQFVLAQYALGSVHQALGNRWKAAAQFRASTQLDSTFPEPYKSLGDLFLTAPRRLFDQAEEAYAKAIDLRPFYAEAHVGLGDAKAAKGDVNGAISAYQKALVHNPLSAQVHASLGKIYYAEKGLYYESVQAYKKAVDLDPLNTEARMGLAEVYEDKGLYPEAIAEYKKVVELDPKNTGALYNLALVFERTDPREAITLWERYIQLAGPLPTEKDWVDVAKLHLRKLKNQFEKEK from the coding sequence GTGACACGAATCGGTAGCCGCGTATCCGATAGCAGCATCTCGAAACGCCGCGCAATCATCACCCGCATTGCCTGGCTCGCCGTCTGCACCGCCTGGCTCCTTGTCTGGGGGGCGATGCCCGCGTCGGCACAGACGCCGGCCGCCGCCGCCACCAAGGTCCGCAGCGTGCTCATCCTGCCCTTCGCCACTCCGGACCTTCCGCGCGAAGAGCAGTGGATGGGCGAGGCGGCCGCCCAGTCGATCATGAGCAGCTTCCGCCAGATCCCCGGCATCATCCTGATCGAGCGGTCACGGCTCCAGTCCTTGACGCAGCCCGATGCCTGGGACGAGCAGGCGACTGTGGCCGCCGCCCGAGTGCTCCGGGCCGATGTCGCCTTCTTTGGCGAGATACGCCGCGCGGCGGCGGGGGACGCGACGATCCAGGCCCGCTGGGTCGAGGTTCGCGGCGAGCGGGTGGAGCGGGGAACCCTCGATCCGATCGCCGTGCCGGACGGTGCGCTGCTCGAGAAGCTGCGCCAGCTGCCCGTGGCCTATGCGCGGTCGCTCAAGATCCCGCTCTCCGATGCCGAGGCCGCGCGCATGCAGAAGTGGGCCGCCCCCACGGGCTCCCTCAAGGCCTGGGAGTCCTACGTGCGCGGTCGCGCCGCGGCCGTTCGCGGCACGCAGGAGGCCAATGAGGCGGCGGTGGAGCACCTCTCTCGCGCCATCGAAGCCGACGCGCAGTTCGTCCTCGCCCAGTACGCGCTCGGCTCCGTCCATCAGGCCCTCGGCAATCGGTGGAAGGCGGCGGCACAGTTCCGCGCCTCGACGCAGCTCGACTCGACCTTCCCCGAGCCCTACAAGTCCCTGGGGGACCTCTTTCTCACGGCGCCGCGCCGCCTCTTCGACCAGGCCGAGGAAGCCTATGCGAAGGCCATAGACCTCCGGCCCTTCTATGCCGAGGCCCACGTGGGGCTCGGTGATGCCAAGGCCGCCAAGGGCGACGTCAACGGCGCCATCAGCGCCTACCAGAAGGCGCTCGTCCACAATCCGCTCTCCGCCCAGGTGCACGCGAGCCTCGGCAAGATCTACTACGCGGAGAAGGGTCTCTACTACGAGTCGGTGCAAGCCTACAAGAAAGCCGTCGACCTCGACCCGCTCAATACCGAGGCCAGAATGGGGCTGGCCGAGGTGTACGAGGACAAGGGTCTCTATCCCGAGGCCATCGCCGAGTACAAGAAGGTGGTGGAGTTGGATCCCAAGAACACGGGTGCGCTCTACAACCTGGCCCTGGTCTTCGAGCGTACGGATCCGCGCGAGGCCATCACGCTCTGGGAACGTTACATCCAGCTGGCGGGGCCGCTGCCCACCGAGAAGGATTGGGTGGATGTGGCCAAGCTCCACCTGCGCAAGCTGAAGAACCAGTTCGAGAAAGAAAAGTAG